The following proteins come from a genomic window of Deltaproteobacteria bacterium:
- a CDS encoding universal stress protein yields MVSYKNILFATDFSEDANIAFIHALDLAKKHGAKLHILHVPHSSYTYLRQVVDEHVPEGAEGGETFFNEEVAKRAEEALMKEYGKRLEGFQNYVMVVKEGAPDVEIIRYAKKNNIDVIVMGALGKSEQERIEHGSTVANVSKYAHCHVIAIRNPAKRFILPGEIL; encoded by the coding sequence ATGGTTTCCTATAAGAACATTCTGTTTGCCACCGATTTTTCGGAAGACGCCAATATCGCTTTCATTCACGCCCTGGACCTGGCTAAGAAACACGGGGCGAAACTTCATATTCTCCACGTCCCCCACTCCTCTTATACCTATCTGCGGCAGGTGGTGGATGAGCATGTCCCGGAGGGAGCAGAAGGAGGCGAGACCTTTTTCAATGAAGAAGTCGCCAAGAGGGCCGAGGAGGCCCTGATGAAGGAATACGGGAAGAGACTGGAGGGATTCCAAAATTACGTGATGGTGGTAAAAGAGGGTGCTCCGGATGTCGAGATTATCCGGTATGCGAAGAAAAACAACATCGATGTCATCGTGATGGGGGCCTTGGGGAAATCGGAACAAGAGCGGATCGAACATGGAAGTACCGTGGCCAACGTTTCCAAGTACGCCCATTGCCACGTTATCGCCATTCGAAATCCCGCCAAACGCTTCATCCTTCCCGGAGAGATACTTTAG
- a CDS encoding response regulator, protein MGRKVLVVDDELDMRIYVTTLLETNGYVPLSATDGREGLEMARRHKPSLIILDVMMPRMGGIRMYLELKRDPELAGIPVIMLSAVSRKTFLSSRNLLSRSEGMELPPPAAYIEKPPESDQLLQAIRETLGEARQ, encoded by the coding sequence ATCGGCCGAAAAGTCCTTGTGGTGGATGACGAGCTGGACATGAGGATTTACGTAACCACCCTCCTCGAAACCAACGGTTACGTACCTCTTTCAGCGACCGACGGCAGGGAGGGGCTCGAGATGGCAAGACGCCATAAACCCTCCCTGATCATTCTCGATGTCATGATGCCCAGGATGGGAGGCATCCGGATGTACCTTGAACTTAAAAGGGACCCGGAATTGGCGGGTATTCCAGTCATTATGCTCTCGGCCGTCTCCCGGAAAACCTTCCTCAGCTCCCGGAATCTCTTGAGCCGGTCCGAGGGGATGGAACTTCCTCCCCCCGCCGCCTATATCGAAAAACCGCCCGAGTCTGATCAACTTTTACAAGCGATCAGGGAAACCCTCGGAGAGGCAAGACAATGA
- a CDS encoding response regulator translates to MAKKKKIMVVDDELDIRIFVSTLLETSGYAPYVASHGLEGIEKVREVMPDLVILDVMMPKQGGVQMYREIKTDEKLRHIPVIILSGISKKTFYHSQNVLDSYLGQSIPEPDAYIEKPPEPDELLECVERLLGSEPADKGSR, encoded by the coding sequence ATGGCCAAAAAGAAAAAGATCATGGTGGTGGACGACGAACTGGATATCCGGATCTTCGTCTCCACCCTGCTGGAGACGAGCGGGTATGCGCCCTATGTCGCCAGCCATGGTTTAGAGGGCATCGAGAAGGTGCGCGAGGTCATGCCGGACCTGGTCATCCTCGATGTGATGATGCCCAAGCAGGGAGGCGTCCAGATGTACCGGGAGATCAAGACCGACGAGAAGTTGAGACACATTCCGGTCATAATCCTGTCCGGCATTTCGAAGAAGACCTTCTATCACTCACAGAACGTCCTGGATTCCTATCTGGGGCAGTCCATTCCCGAGCCCGACGCCTATATCGAAAAGCCCCCTGAACCGGACGAACTCCTGGAATGCGTGGAACGGCTACTGGGATCTGAACCGGCAGATAAGGGCTCGCGGTAG
- a CDS encoding sigma 54-interacting transcriptional regulator, producing MTRKADVEGGFISYDQLRSILDGLNVGIFTVDAERRITSFNRTFQALTGYREEEVVGMPCHEVFLNDLCRGGCMYHRAVMERRRSMSFDIEILDANEEKRLITKIVTPLYDARRRPAGCIEILQDHSLFEDLLDRIRYDEQRLKIILDNLDIGVFTVTRGGHISFFNARAESISGYDRREILGKPCSLLLGGEETEAVALLKASIGDGKSRSSRRLVLAGKGGKKIPIQADCMALRNEYGEIVGGLATIQDLSLIHRLSREIRKGYTFGDMIGRDPTMQQIFETIRAVASSDATLLIEGATGTGKDLLAKVTHNASKRAGKPYIKVNCAALPENLIESELFGYVKGAFTGADRDKPGRFQEADGGTIFLDEIGDLPLPLQAKLLRVLEDKEFYPLGGGRTTRVNVRIIAATNRDLERKVKERTFREDLFYRLNVIRIQLPPLKDRRGDIPLLIDHLLKKLAAVQNARVDRISKEAMEILLNYDYPGNVRELENILEHALILCPGEVIEKKHLPLFLQGRLPPQDLEQGSLPGLGRSRESSERELILAALKRHGWHRSKAAKELRIDRSTLWRKMKKYELKP from the coding sequence ATGACCCGAAAAGCAGACGTTGAAGGGGGCTTCATCTCCTATGACCAGTTGCGTTCGATCCTCGATGGATTGAATGTAGGGATCTTCACCGTGGATGCAGAAAGACGGATCACCTCCTTCAACCGTACCTTTCAAGCCCTTACGGGTTACAGGGAGGAAGAGGTGGTGGGAATGCCCTGCCACGAAGTCTTCCTCAATGATCTGTGCCGCGGCGGATGCATGTATCACCGTGCCGTCATGGAGCGGCGCCGGTCCATGAGCTTTGATATCGAGATCCTGGACGCGAATGAAGAGAAGAGGCTCATCACCAAGATCGTCACCCCCCTTTACGATGCCCGGCGCAGACCGGCCGGATGTATCGAGATCCTCCAGGACCATTCCCTTTTTGAAGATCTCCTCGACAGGATCCGATATGACGAGCAGCGTCTCAAGATTATCCTGGACAACCTGGATATAGGGGTTTTCACCGTAACCCGGGGAGGGCATATCTCCTTTTTCAATGCCCGGGCGGAGTCCATCTCCGGATACGATCGAAGGGAGATCCTGGGTAAACCCTGCTCCCTTCTCTTGGGTGGAGAGGAAACGGAGGCTGTCGCCCTCCTTAAGGCCTCCATCGGAGACGGGAAGTCCCGATCGAGCCGCCGGCTGGTGCTCGCAGGAAAGGGAGGGAAGAAAATCCCGATCCAGGCCGACTGCATGGCCTTGCGGAACGAGTATGGAGAGATCGTCGGGGGGCTGGCCACCATCCAGGATCTCTCCCTGATCCATCGGCTCAGCAGGGAAATCCGCAAGGGGTACACCTTTGGGGACATGATCGGCCGCGACCCGACCATGCAGCAGATCTTCGAGACCATCCGGGCCGTGGCATCGAGTGACGCCACGCTTCTTATCGAGGGGGCCACGGGGACCGGAAAGGATCTCCTTGCCAAGGTGACCCACAATGCCAGCAAACGGGCCGGAAAACCTTACATCAAGGTCAACTGTGCCGCCCTTCCAGAAAATCTGATCGAATCGGAATTGTTCGGGTATGTCAAGGGTGCCTTTACAGGGGCGGACAGGGACAAACCCGGACGCTTCCAGGAGGCGGACGGCGGCACCATTTTTCTGGACGAGATCGGGGATCTCCCTCTTCCTCTCCAGGCCAAGCTGCTGCGGGTCTTGGAGGACAAGGAATTCTATCCCCTGGGAGGCGGAAGGACCACCCGGGTGAATGTCCGAATCATCGCCGCCACCAACCGTGACCTGGAAAGGAAGGTGAAGGAGAGAACTTTTCGGGAAGATCTCTTTTACAGGCTCAACGTCATAAGGATTCAACTTCCTCCCCTGAAAGACAGGCGGGGGGACATTCCTCTCCTGATCGATCACCTCTTGAAAAAGCTGGCGGCCGTTCAGAATGCAAGGGTGGACAGGATCTCGAAGGAGGCCATGGAGATCCTCCTCAATTACGACTATCCGGGAAATGTGCGGGAGCTTGAAAACATCCTGGAACACGCCCTGATCCTGTGCCCGGGGGAGGTGATCGAGAAAAAACACCTCCCATTGTTTCTTCAGGGGAGGCTGCCGCCCCAAGACCTTGAACAGGGAAGTCTCCCGGGTCTCGGCCGAAGCCGGGAAAGCAGCGAGAGGGAACTGATCCTGGCGGCATTGAAACGCCACGGTTGGCATCGGAGTAAGGCGGCGAAGGAACTCCGAATCGACCGGTCCACCCTTTGGCGGAAGATGAAAAAATACGAGCTGAAACCCTGA